A stretch of Bradyrhizobium diazoefficiens DNA encodes these proteins:
- a CDS encoding alkaline phosphatase family protein — protein MARAKNVLWIMCDQLRYDYLGCTGHPSLKTPNIDAMARRGVLFSKAYVQSPICGPSRMSFYTGRYMRSHGSHWNGWPLRVGEPTLGDHLKKIGVRNVLVGKTHMAPDLEGMKALGIPPESMIGVHVAECGFEPYERDDGLHPTGRPRPKYDDYLRRQGFEATNPWEHWANSGAADDGSLQNGWLLVHADKAARVPDEHSETPYMTRRAMDFISEAETDGRPWCLHLSYIKPHWPYIAPEPYASMYSTADMIPVIRSERERQNPHPVFGAYMDMRYSRNMARDEAREKVIPTYMGLITQIDDQMGVLMKFLEERGLLETTMIVFTSDHGDYLGDHWMGEKDLFHEQSAKIPLIIIDPSAEADAMRGTRSDALVEGIDLAPTFVDYFGGKVPGHILEGRSLLPLLRGPTPPDWRKVAFSEYDYSMQDVRLKLNQPIERCRLFMVFDGRWKYIHASGFRPMLYDLETDPEEFLDRGDDPECAGIIARLQAELFDWALHPNDHITTPREKIANYADNQLQVKGGILIGIWDEAELAAIKDGIAERAKM, from the coding sequence ATGGCGCGCGCGAAGAACGTTCTCTGGATCATGTGCGACCAGCTTCGCTATGATTACCTCGGCTGCACCGGTCATCCCTCGCTGAAGACCCCCAACATCGACGCCATGGCCAGGCGCGGCGTGCTGTTCTCGAAAGCTTACGTGCAGTCCCCGATCTGCGGACCGTCGCGGATGTCGTTCTACACGGGACGCTACATGCGTTCGCACGGCTCGCATTGGAACGGCTGGCCGCTGCGCGTCGGCGAGCCCACGCTCGGCGATCATCTCAAAAAGATCGGCGTCCGCAACGTGCTGGTCGGCAAGACCCACATGGCGCCCGATCTCGAAGGCATGAAGGCGCTCGGCATCCCGCCGGAATCGATGATCGGCGTCCACGTCGCCGAATGTGGTTTCGAGCCTTATGAGCGCGACGACGGCCTGCATCCGACCGGACGGCCACGCCCGAAATACGACGACTATCTGCGCCGGCAAGGATTCGAAGCGACGAATCCGTGGGAGCATTGGGCCAATTCAGGCGCGGCCGACGACGGCTCGTTGCAGAACGGCTGGCTGCTGGTGCACGCCGACAAGGCCGCGCGCGTGCCGGACGAGCATTCCGAAACACCTTACATGACGCGGCGCGCGATGGACTTCATCAGCGAGGCCGAGACCGACGGCCGGCCGTGGTGCCTGCATCTGTCCTACATCAAGCCGCACTGGCCCTACATCGCGCCCGAACCCTATGCCAGCATGTATTCGACGGCGGACATGATCCCGGTGATCCGCTCCGAGCGCGAGCGGCAAAATCCGCATCCCGTGTTCGGCGCCTATATGGACATGCGCTACTCCCGCAACATGGCGCGCGACGAGGCCCGCGAGAAGGTGATCCCGACCTATATGGGCCTGATCACCCAGATCGACGACCAGATGGGCGTGCTGATGAAGTTCCTGGAGGAGCGCGGCCTCCTCGAAACAACCATGATCGTGTTCACCTCCGATCACGGCGATTATCTCGGCGACCACTGGATGGGCGAGAAGGATCTGTTCCACGAACAATCGGCGAAGATTCCGCTGATCATCATCGATCCCTCCGCGGAGGCCGACGCCATGCGCGGCACGCGCAGCGACGCGCTGGTCGAAGGCATCGATCTCGCGCCGACCTTCGTCGATTATTTCGGTGGCAAGGTGCCGGGCCACATTCTCGAAGGGCGCTCGCTGCTGCCGCTGCTGCGCGGCCCGACGCCACCGGATTGGCGCAAGGTGGCGTTCTCCGAATACGACTATTCCATGCAGGACGTGCGGCTGAAGCTGAACCAGCCGATCGAGCGCTGCCGCCTGTTCATGGTGTTCGACGGCCGCTGGAAATACATCCACGCCTCCGGCTTCCGCCCGATGCTGTACGATCTCGAAACCGATCCGGAAGAGTTTCTGGATCGCGGCGACGATCCGGAATGCGCGGGAATCATCGCGCGGCTGCAGGCCGAGCTGTTCGACTGGGCACTGCATCCCAACGACCACATCACCACGCCGCGCGAAAAGATCGCGAACTACGCCGACAATCAGCTCCAGGTGAAGGGCGGGATTCTGATCGGCATCTGGGACGAGGCCGAGCTGGCGGCGATCAAGGATGGGATCGCAGAGCGCGCGAAGATGTGA
- the obgE gene encoding GTPase ObgE has product MKFLDEAKVYIRSGDGGNGCVAFRREKFIEFGGPSGGNGGRGGNVIIEVADGLNTLIDYRYQQHFKAQKGENGSGSDRHGANGKSIVLKVPLGTQIFDEDRETLIHDFTDVGEKFVLSEGGNGGFGNAHFKTSTNRAPRNANPGQPGEERWIWLRLKLIADAGLVGMPNAGKSTFLSKVSAARPKIADYPFTTLHPQLGVVNADGREFVLADIPGLIEGAHEGTGLGDRFLGHVERCRVLLHLIDATCEHAGKAYKTVRTELDAYGGLLTDKIEIVALNKIDAVGPDELKKQKDRLKRAAKKTPLLLSGITGDGVKEALRALVDVIGESPVSAKAKSAAEAEPWSA; this is encoded by the coding sequence ATGAAATTCCTCGACGAAGCAAAGGTCTATATCCGCTCCGGTGACGGCGGGAACGGCTGCGTGGCGTTCCGCCGCGAGAAGTTCATCGAATTCGGCGGTCCCTCCGGCGGCAATGGCGGCCGCGGCGGCAATGTCATCATCGAGGTCGCCGACGGCCTCAACACGCTGATCGACTACCGCTACCAGCAGCATTTCAAGGCCCAGAAGGGCGAAAACGGCTCCGGCTCGGACCGCCATGGCGCCAACGGCAAGTCGATCGTGCTCAAGGTCCCCCTGGGTACGCAGATCTTCGACGAAGACCGCGAGACGCTGATCCACGACTTCACCGACGTCGGCGAGAAATTCGTGCTGTCCGAGGGCGGCAATGGCGGCTTCGGCAACGCGCATTTCAAGACCTCGACCAATCGCGCGCCGCGCAACGCCAATCCCGGCCAGCCCGGCGAGGAACGCTGGATCTGGCTGCGGCTGAAACTGATTGCGGATGCCGGTCTCGTCGGCATGCCCAATGCCGGCAAGTCGACCTTCCTCAGCAAGGTCAGCGCGGCGCGGCCGAAGATCGCCGACTATCCCTTCACCACGCTGCATCCGCAGCTCGGGGTCGTGAACGCCGACGGCCGCGAATTCGTGCTCGCCGACATTCCCGGCCTGATCGAAGGCGCGCATGAAGGCACCGGCCTCGGCGATCGCTTCCTCGGTCATGTCGAGCGCTGCCGCGTGCTGCTGCATCTGATCGACGCGACCTGCGAGCATGCCGGCAAAGCGTACAAGACCGTACGGACGGAACTCGACGCCTATGGCGGGCTGCTCACCGACAAGATCGAGATCGTCGCGCTGAACAAGATCGACGCGGTCGGTCCGGACGAACTCAAGAAGCAGAAGGACCGGCTGAAGCGCGCCGCCAAGAAGACGCCGCTGCTGCTCTCCGGCATCACCGGCGACGGCGTCAAGGAAGCGCTCCGTGCGTTGGTCGACGTGATCGGCGAAAGCCCGGTCTCGGCCAAGGCCAAGAGCGCGGCCGAAGCGGAGCCGTGGTCGGCGTAA
- a CDS encoding MaoC family dehydratase, with the protein MTDFDPTQHRMIAAQRWFEDFVVGERFVLPSRTQTSAVFAAFQTASGDTHPVHYDVEYCRARGMPNLLAHGFQTLIHTAPGAGLFPFMVEDSLVGFLEQSSRFLKPVFADDTIYPVLEVAELVPGRTTGAVTLKSIVYNQRKELVLEGMQKFLIRRRPAG; encoded by the coding sequence ATGACCGATTTCGATCCGACCCAGCATCGCATGATCGCGGCACAACGCTGGTTCGAGGATTTCGTGGTCGGCGAGCGCTTCGTGCTGCCGAGCCGCACCCAGACCTCGGCGGTGTTCGCCGCGTTCCAGACCGCGAGCGGCGACACCCACCCGGTGCATTATGATGTCGAATATTGCCGCGCCCGCGGCATGCCAAACCTGCTCGCCCACGGCTTCCAGACGCTGATCCACACCGCGCCCGGCGCGGGCCTGTTTCCGTTCATGGTCGAGGACTCCCTGGTCGGCTTCCTCGAGCAGTCGAGCCGGTTCCTCAAGCCCGTGTTCGCCGATGACACCATCTATCCCGTGCTCGAGGTCGCCGAGCTGGTGCCGGGCCGCACGACCGGCGCGGTGACGCTCAAAAGCATCGTGTACAACCAGCGCAAGGAGCTGGTGCTGGAGGGGATGCAGAAATTCCTGATCCGGCGCAGGCCCGCTGGTTAA
- a CDS encoding DMT family transporter, which translates to MPLFKNLSAYDDRSARLAGIALMVLSIFMFSFGDAMGKFLVGTYSVGQLLFLRACAALLLLAPMIWRQRHDFVRMERPWLQLLRVTLSTLEVAAFFAATVYLPLADVITYYLAGPIFVTAMSAIFLGENVGWRRWSAILIGFCGVLIALRPSAQTVSLPALIALGGSLSFATLMLITRSLRKTPDIVMASSQFIGTFSLGAALSAFHWVPPTPGSLVIFALAGCISVTALFCVNRSLKLAPASVVVPYQYSMIVWAVIFGFVVFGDVPQVATIVGAAIIIGAGFYIYLRERDLGRDVAEVNPPA; encoded by the coding sequence ATGCCCCTCTTCAAGAATCTCTCCGCCTATGACGATCGCTCCGCGCGCCTTGCCGGCATCGCGCTGATGGTGCTGTCGATCTTCATGTTCTCGTTCGGCGATGCCATGGGCAAGTTCCTGGTCGGGACTTATTCGGTGGGGCAGCTGCTGTTCCTGCGCGCCTGCGCCGCGCTGCTGCTGCTGGCGCCGATGATCTGGCGGCAGCGTCACGATTTCGTCCGTATGGAGCGCCCCTGGTTGCAGCTCCTCCGTGTCACGCTGTCGACGCTGGAGGTTGCGGCCTTCTTCGCCGCGACGGTCTATCTGCCGCTCGCCGACGTCATCACCTATTATCTCGCAGGCCCCATTTTCGTCACCGCGATGTCGGCGATCTTTTTGGGCGAGAATGTCGGCTGGCGGCGCTGGAGCGCGATCCTGATCGGCTTTTGCGGTGTGCTGATTGCGCTGCGGCCGTCGGCGCAGACGGTCAGCCTGCCGGCGCTGATCGCGCTCGGCGGCAGTCTTTCTTTTGCAACGCTGATGCTGATCACGCGCAGCCTGCGCAAGACGCCGGATATCGTGATGGCGTCCTCGCAATTCATCGGCACGTTTTCGCTGGGCGCCGCGTTGTCGGCGTTCCATTGGGTGCCGCCGACCCCGGGCAGCCTCGTGATCTTCGCGCTGGCGGGATGCATCTCCGTGACCGCGCTGTTCTGCGTGAATCGTTCGCTGAAGCTCGCGCCGGCGAGCGTGGTGGTGCCTTACCAATATTCGATGATCGTCTGGGCGGTGATCTTCGGCTTCGTGGTGTTCGGCGATGTGCCGCAGGTGGCGACGATTGTCGGCGCCGCGATCATCATCGGCGCCGGGTTCTACATTTACCTGCGCGAGCGCGATCTCGGGCGGGACGTCGCAGAGGTGAATCCGCCAGCATAA
- a CDS encoding GNAT family N-acetyltransferase — protein MLQDFSSVTLQEARPEVVATERLTLRRPTLADVRTIARLANDRRVAENTRRLPHPYSQDHAVEFIRATSALGSETVFLIEHDSGPVGMVGIDCSTPDHAELGYWLGVEHWGQGFATEAARGAIDFFFEEFEDDHLYAGARVTNPASRKVLEKCGFQWSGVQLHRFLALGSSTPVDCFRLSRGVWSSLKSWSSARRMR, from the coding sequence ATGTTGCAGGATTTCTCGAGCGTGACCTTGCAGGAGGCGAGACCCGAAGTCGTCGCCACCGAGCGGCTGACCTTACGGCGGCCGACGCTGGCCGACGTCAGGACCATCGCCCGCCTCGCCAACGACCGCCGCGTCGCGGAAAACACCCGCCGCCTCCCCCATCCCTATTCGCAGGACCACGCCGTCGAATTCATCCGCGCCACCTCCGCGCTCGGCAGCGAAACCGTGTTCCTGATCGAGCACGACAGCGGACCGGTCGGCATGGTCGGCATCGACTGCTCCACGCCAGACCATGCCGAGCTCGGCTACTGGCTCGGCGTCGAGCATTGGGGCCAGGGCTTTGCCACCGAGGCCGCGCGCGGCGCGATCGACTTCTTCTTCGAGGAGTTCGAGGACGACCACCTCTATGCCGGCGCGCGCGTCACCAATCCGGCCTCGCGCAAGGTGCTGGAGAAGTGCGGCTTCCAGTGGAGCGGTGTCCAGCTGCACCGCTTCCTGGCGTTGGGCTCGTCCACCCCGGTCGACTGCTTCCGCCTCTCGCGCGGCGTGTGGTCGTCGCTGAAGAGCTGGAGCAGTGCGAGAAGGATGAGGTAG
- the rpmA gene encoding 50S ribosomal protein L27, producing MAHKKAGGSSRNGRDSKGKRLGIKAFGGEVVIPGNIIARQRGTTWHPGLNVGMGTDHTLFAKIEGRVTFQAKANGRTFVSVLPIAEAAE from the coding sequence ATGGCTCACAAAAAGGCAGGCGGTTCATCGCGCAACGGTCGCGATTCCAAAGGCAAGCGCCTCGGTATCAAGGCGTTCGGCGGGGAAGTTGTGATTCCCGGCAACATCATTGCGCGTCAGCGCGGCACCACCTGGCATCCCGGCCTTAATGTCGGCATGGGCACGGACCACACTCTGTTCGCCAAGATCGAGGGTCGCGTTACGTTCCAGGCTAAAGCCAACGGCCGCACCTTCGTATCGGTACTCCCGATCGCAGAGGCGGCTGAATAG